A genomic segment from bacterium BMS3Abin08 encodes:
- the hemN gene encoding oxygen-independent coproporphyrinogen-III oxidase 1 gives MSAGIYVHIPFCIKKCNYCDFLSIHYDEALKDSYLSALQSEVRHSPFKGPADTVFFGGGTPSLLTPGDIAGLLEVIRERFGLQDGAETTLELNPGTVDEDSLQGFLRGGINRVSIGVQSMCERELRVLGRVHSVSDSRHCLRSVARLFRNFSLDLIYGLPGQGMEELKNTLRGVMEFNPPHISAYELSIEDGTPFYRMVRDNAVTLPGEEEIAGFYDFVAQFLSGRGYAHYEISNYALTGFECMHNMKYWMREDYLGFGAGAHSFIGGRRSRNTSDIRGYMDMVNTGGNAVVEEAALTEPDALKEEIFLRLRTRQGLKMGALGVSSIDLIGDFERTGYLFRLDDRIYLTDKGMLVSNRIMIEIMDSLERNGLLPKSSAGGFD, from the coding sequence ATGTCTGCCGGGATATATGTACATATACCATTCTGCATCAAAAAGTGCAACTACTGTGACTTTTTATCAATTCACTATGATGAGGCCCTGAAGGATTCGTACCTCTCAGCGCTTCAATCAGAGGTGAGGCATTCCCCCTTCAAAGGACCGGCGGATACGGTTTTTTTTGGGGGAGGCACCCCCTCTTTGCTTACCCCCGGAGATATTGCGGGGTTGCTGGAGGTTATCCGTGAGAGGTTTGGTCTTCAGGATGGCGCTGAGACCACTCTGGAGCTGAACCCCGGCACTGTGGATGAGGATTCCCTGCAGGGGTTTCTGAGGGGAGGCATTAACAGGGTCAGTATCGGTGTCCAGTCGATGTGTGAAAGAGAACTGAGGGTTCTTGGCAGGGTGCACAGTGTGTCGGACTCCCGTCATTGTCTCCGTTCGGTAGCCCGTCTGTTCAGGAACTTTTCCCTGGATCTCATATACGGGTTGCCGGGACAGGGTATGGAAGAACTGAAGAACACCCTCCGTGGGGTCATGGAGTTTAACCCCCCGCACATCTCTGCATATGAACTCTCCATAGAGGATGGCACCCCGTTTTACCGTATGGTCAGGGACAATGCCGTTACATTGCCGGGGGAGGAAGAGATTGCCGGGTTTTACGATTTTGTTGCGCAATTCCTCTCCGGGAGGGGATATGCCCATTATGAGATATCCAACTACGCCTTGACCGGATTTGAATGCATGCACAATATGAAGTACTGGATGAGGGAGGATTACCTGGGCTTTGGAGCGGGGGCACACTCATTTATAGGTGGCAGGAGGTCCAGGAATACCTCTGATATAAGGGGGTACATGGATATGGTTAATACCGGGGGTAATGCGGTGGTGGAAGAGGCCGCCCTGACGGAACCGGATGCCCTGAAAGAGGAAATATTCCTGAGATTGAGGACAAGACAGGGGCTGAAGATGGGTGCATTGGGGGTTTCTTCTATAGATTTGATCGGGGATTTTGAGAGGACCGGCTATCTTTTTCGACTGGATGACCGCATATATCTCACCGATAAGGGCATGCTTGTATCAAACAGGATAATGATTGAGATTATGGACAGCCTCGAAAGGAACGGTCTTTTGCCCAAATCAAGCGCTGGAGGGTTTGATTGA